The genomic DNA CAATTCTGACACACATCAACCTCGTGAGCATCCGAAGAAATCATCAATCTCTCCAGTAGCAATTGACTCGCGCCGTACGCAATCAGACAATCACGTTCCATTTCTCCCAGACGCAGACCACCTTGTCTCGAACGACCTTCGGTAGGCTGACGCGTCAAAATGGCTCGAGGACCGGTCGATCGCGAGTGCATTTTGTCTTGCACCATGTGTTTGAGTTTTTGGTAGTAGATTGGACCAAAGAAGACATAGAAGGGGAGAGATTCGCCTGTGATGCCGGATGTTAAGGTGTCTTTGCCAGAGTAGGAGAAGCCGTGTTTGATGAGAACAGCACCCATATCTTCGACTTTGCTGCCGCCAAAAGGTGTGCCGTATTCTTGTTTTCCTGCTAGGACTCCTGCTTTTCCGGAGACGAGTTCGAGCATTTTGCCGACTGTCATACGGGATGGGAAACCGTGGGGGTTCATGATGATGTCTGGGACGACGCCTTGATCTGAGAAGGGCATGTCGGCTTGTTCGGCGAGGAGGCCTACGACACCTTTTTGCCCGTGGCGAGAGGAGAATTTGTCGCCGATTTCTGGGCGGCGGGTTTGGCGGGTTTGGATTTTGAGGATTGTGGTGTTTGCTTCGTTGGCGGTGATGACGACTTTGTCGGCGTAGCAAGGGTCAGGGAGCTTGTAGGACATGTAGGCTGGAGACCATCGTTGTTGACTGCGGTCGACCATTGTGACTTGGTTCATTGGTGATTCTTTGAGCATGTAAAAGTCGCCGTTTTCGAGCTCTGAGCCGACTTCGACCAGGCCGTCTTTGCCAATCTTGCGGTGGCGAGGATTGTTCGGGTCGCGATCCGCGAGACGGTCCTGGAAGTTGTTTTGGTAGGCTTTGAGTGGCATGCTTACTTTCTTGAACACTTGACAACGTCCGAAGCCCCGATCGCAGGAGGCTTTGTTCAAAACGAGGGCATCCTCGATATCGTAACCTGAATACGACATGACTGCCACGACTGCATTCTGTCCAGCGGGGAGTTTGTCGTACTTGACCAATTCGATGGTTCTCGTCGTGCACATGGGCTTCTGAGGATACACCATGAGGTAGAGCAGGGTGTCGATTCGTGTAAATTGATTGTAAGCAATAGCTCCGATAGCTTGCTTACCCATAGCACACTGCGAAATGTCAGTACAGATGTCATATCATTTTCGTGGCGCGAAGCACGAAACCGCGTGCAATGCTTCCTTGACCGGCCAAGACTCAAAGGCAACGATGGAGAGTATCCAGCAAAATGTCAGGGCAATGAAATGAGGGAAAGACCACTTACTTGATAGGTGTTTCTGGGCGATTGGTTGTGATGAGGGTATGGAATCAAGCCTGCAACCGCACCAAGTATGGTAAAGGGCTCGATTTCCAAATGGGTATGCTCGTGGGTGATGTCCTTCTCGTAGACGGCGATGTTCGAGTCGTTCTCTTCGTTGACATCGAGGTATTCCACTATACCACGGGACAGAGCATCGTCAAAGTCCATGGTGCCTTTCCGTAATGATTCCAGAAAGCGTGTTGTGACCTTTGACTTGGCCTTTTCGACCACGATCAATGGTCGACATACACGGCCTTCGTCGGTGGCGATATGTACGCCGTTGTGATGGTGATTGATGAAGATACTGACGAACTCAGATATACGACCCATACGTCTGAACTTCCGGAAGCCCAGCAAGAATTGCTTCGGCTGTCTGGTTAGTGCAGCTGGTGTGccattgatgaagatgatgtatGCGCCAGCGCCGTAGATCTCCGTCCCGGACGCGGATGTGACATCTTCTGCTCCTAGCACATACATCATCTTTCGTACGGGTCCTTCATCATCCGCAGTTGTGATGTGTGTCATGAGTGCCAAGTTCTTGACGAGACCACATGCTTCTCCTTCGGGTGTGTCCGACGTGCACAGCATGCCAAATTGTGAAGGCTGAAGAGCACGCGGACCAGAAACCTTTCGGGTCTTCTCAAATTGTGACGATATACGAGTCATCATGCCCAGGGCACTGATATAACTCAGTCTGCTGAGAACGTGCGTGACTCCAGCGCGATCCATGCGGAATCGCTTCAATGTCCAGTTTCCGGTAGAGATCGCACGCTCCATTCCGCTTGTGATT from Cercospora beticola chromosome 3, complete sequence includes the following:
- the RPC2 gene encoding DNA-directed RNA polymerase III subunit; the encoded protein is MPPRAKKAAGPTAVNSSASKPAAPKAPPKKKPTTAAAPKPTDEGQTAPASTAAPNSRGTANRPAKKHAAADDLDALLRPFYYSKSLTDPINTARDKWNLLPAFLRVKGLIKQHTDSFDYFIDVELKKIIKANEQIISDNPKKWIKFTDIRVGKPCRVEDARAGYVQTEVTPNECRLRDMTYSAPIYADFVYPRQSGNVRKTDVLIGRVPMMLRSSRCVLNGRSEAEMSWLNECAVDPGGYFIVRGQEKVILVQEQLSKNRVIVESFKGVIQASVTSHTANIKTKTYVLLKKGHLYLKHNSLTEDIPVAIMMRAMGVQSDHEILLLAAGNDAQYQDEFAPNLELAALEGVFTQEQALDYIASRLKPDRFGNRNKTDKTPKQQALEKIAGTIIPHVEVEGLNFRPKALYVAHMTRRVLMAMNDPKLVDDRDYVGNKRLELAGQMLALLFEDLFKDCMRQIKSTMDKVLKKQNPTAEFDPVRIVEQIESRITSGMERAISTGNWTLKRFRMDRAGVTHVLSRLSYISALGMMTRISSQFEKTRKVSGPRALQPSQFGMLCTSDTPEGEACGLVKNLALMTHITTADDEGPVRKMMYVLGAEDVTSASGTEIYGAGAYIIFINGTPAALTRQPKQFLLGFRKFRRMGRISEFVSIFINHHHNGVHIATDEGRVCRPLIVVEKAKSKVTTRFLESLRKGTMDFDDALSRGIVEYLDVNEENDSNIAVYEKDITHEHTHLEIEPFTILGAVAGLIPYPHHNQSPRNTYQCAMGKQAIGAIAYNQFTRIDTLLYLMVYPQKPMCTTRTIELVKYDKLPAGQNAVVAVMSYSGYDIEDALVLNKASCDRGFGRCQVFKKVSMPLKAYQNNFQDRLADRDPNNPRHRKIGKDGLVEVGSELENGDFYMLKESPMNQVTMVDRSQQRWSPAYMSYKLPDPCYADKVVITANEANTTILKIQTRQTRRPEIGDKFSSRHGQKGVVGLLAEQADMPFSDQGVVPDIIMNPHGFPSRMTVGKMLELVSGKAGVLAGKQEYGTPFGGSKVEDMGAVLIKHGFSYSGKDTLTSGITGESLPFYVFFGPIYYQKLKHMVQDKMHSRSTGPRAILTRQPTEGRSRQGGLRLGEMERDCLIAYGASQLLLERLMISSDAHEVDVCQNCGMMGYNNWCQSCTSSRSVVRMTMPYAAKLLIQELMSMNVKASLQLADEFPREE